Within Candidatus Trichorickettsia mobilis, the genomic segment AATTGATCAAAATATATAGGATTTTCGACTTCCCTCTCAAGCTCAAGAGGTCTGCCGCCCGTTAGAATTATTTTGTTATCCGAGGGGGCAAAAGTATGAGCGGCGTTATCTTTATTTTGATCACCTAAATTTTGCGGTAGTTCCTCTTTATTTTTATTAAACGCTTCATTGGATTTCATATAATTATCTTTTAACCAAGCTATTTGAGACGAATCTCGTCCGTCGATAAACACTATCTTACCGCCCCATTCCATATGATCTAAGGGGTTTACCCTTGTCCCCGCAGGGTATAACAATTTACCGCAAGGTAAGAATACGTCTTCGTCTAAAACGTAACTTGGATCAAAACTATGACTAACCGTTCTTGTCGCTCTAGTGATACCGAAAACGGGAGTGGGCTCTTCTACTCTTTTTCTTGCTAAATCTTTCATTTTTTGCTCATGCTCTGCTAGATTTACGCCCTTTAATTTACGCTGCATCATGCTTACAAAACCTTCTTCCTTAATCTCAAAAGTAGCCCCCTGCTTGCCGAAATCTTTCCCAAAAACCGGGTTGCTTAAAGAGAAAACTACAATAAGCAGCAAACTTTTATTTCTCATTTGCCGCTCCGCTTTTATTCGAACTTTTGTTTGAATTTTTATCTCGAAGTTTTCTTTGAGCAATTCGTTTAGCTTTTATTTCATTAAATATTTTTTGATTTCTTTCCTTTATCATTTTATTAAAAATAGATTTTATTTTAGGATCACCCTTTTCCATCATTTTAACCACGTCATAAGGGTGCATCCTTAACTCTTTTACGCTCCTGTCTAATACCTCTTGATACATATCTCTATTAGGCAATCCTGCTAATACCTTATCTACTTCTTTCCAAATTTCTAAGTTTTCCCGTGACTCTTCCATTTTTGCCTTAGCTCTTTGCTGCTGCACGCAAGATTCTTTTAATTCTAACGATCTTCTTTTTAATTCGGGATCATCGGAGTTCTCTCCGAGTTGAATAAGTCCTTGCGTTAAGTTATCGGCACATACGGTATCGGTTTGCTCGGCATACGTAACCGCATATGAGACTAAGATCGTTATCAACGCAAATAGTCTTATGTTAAAGTTATTCATTAATTTATTAAGCCCTTTCATTTCCGATTCTCTTTTAATAGGTTCAATTAAATAATGCTTGATAATCAGTCCGTATATTACGCAAATATTAGCAATTAAAACGACTGCTATAGCGTCCAAACAGAGCATCAAGGTAATAATATTTATTATCATTAAACCTGCGCTCCACGTACCCGCTCTTCTAATTAAACCGAGGCAACATAAAATCAAACTTCCTAAAATTGCAATTATTGAAATACTTATCGTTGATACTATCAGAACAATGAATTGGAAGTTTTGCTTTATACCTTTTTGCTCAATTTGCCGAATTATTTCCAAAATCATATGCTTAAAATTTAATGCCTCTACGATAGAAGGTGATTTAAAAATCCATAAATAAAGAGCGGTTATATGTATCGAGACGGATAAGATTAGAGCAAAGCTTTCTACTCCCCATTTAATCGGTTGTTCGTTTTTTAATATAAATTCCCGTAATTTTTGTATAATTACCGCTAGCATTCTTACTTACCCTCTTAATAATGACTTGCTTAAATCGTGATTCTTATAAAATCTATGTACGCAAAACAAGCACACGAAACATAATAAAGCCGCAAACAAAACGTAACCCGAGTATGCAAACATATAACAAAACAAGAGAGTAAGTAGTCCTCTAGACGTTTCGGTTGCTAGAATGTAATTCTTACGTAAATAAAGAATCACACTTGCTATAATCGCCGCACTAGGGATAAATAACATTACTATAAATACGACCGCTGCTCTCGTGCTTTCTCCACCTCGGATAATCTCGTTTATACAATCATTCAAGAATTCAGATAAGCCGTCAGCCCCTCCTGCTTTCGGCGCCACATAAATATACGCGTAAAGGATACATAAATGTGCTACGCTACAAAAAGCTAAGATTAATTGCCTGTGAATTGAAAGTTTTTGTTGTTGATGATTTAAAATCGCTTTAAACATTTTTACCTGCTAGTGCTTATAGATTTTGCCGTGCGAGCAGCTTTTATCGTCTCAAACATTTGATCGACTTGATCTTGGTACCCCGATGATTTTAAGTTCATGCTCAAAGAAAATACTATGATCGCAAGGATTAGCTCTTCGCTTAGCCGATTTTTTACTTTGTCTTGAGAATCGGTTTTATTACCTTGCTTAAGCTTGCTTTCTTTATCGCACCTAAATCTAATCATTGCGTATTACCTCGAATTTTATCTTCTTTTTGTAATTCGCTAATAATTTTTGCGTGTATCTCGCTACTTATTGACCTAACATTCTCGCCTCTTACGC encodes:
- a CDS encoding conjugal transfer protein TraW; the protein is MRNKSLLLIVVFSLSNPVFGKDFGKQGATFEIKEEGFVSMMQRKLKGVNLAEHEQKMKDLARKRVEEPTPVFGITRATRTVSHSFDPSYVLDEDVFLPCGKLLYPAGTRVNPLDHMEWGGKIVFIDGRDSSQIAWLKDNYMKSNEAFNKNKEELPQNLGDQNKDNAAHTFAPSDNKIILTGGRPLELEREVENPIYFDQFGELTNKFNIAHVPAIVEPEGKYLKVTEINIGGR